The Palleronia sp. THAF1 genome window below encodes:
- the trxA gene encoding thioredoxin, whose protein sequence is MATVAVTDDTFDAEVRQSDIPVVVDFWAEWCGPCKQIGPALEEISNEMDGQVKIVKVNVDENPNAPAQMGVRGIPALFLFKNGEVVSNKIGAAPKASLESWIKEEI, encoded by the coding sequence ATGGCCACCGTTGCCGTCACCGATGACACCTTCGACGCCGAAGTCCGCCAATCCGACATCCCTGTCGTCGTGGATTTCTGGGCCGAGTGGTGCGGCCCCTGCAAGCAGATCGGCCCCGCGCTGGAAGAGATCTCGAACGAGATGGACGGCCAGGTCAAGATCGTGAAGGTCAACGTGGACGAGAACCCGAACGCCCCCGCACAGATGGGCGTCCGCGGCATCCCGGCCCTGTTCCTGTTCAAGAACGGCGAAGTCGTGTCGAACAAGATCGGCGCTGCGCCCAAAGCCTCGCTGGAAAGCTGGATCAAGGAAGAGATCTGA